The following are encoded together in the Myxococcus xanthus genome:
- the rpsJ gene encoding 30S ribosomal protein S10, which yields MATQKIRIRLKAYDSKLLDQSAGEIVETAKRTGAKVAGPIPLPTRINKFTVLRSPHVDKKSREQFEIRTHKRLLDILEPTQQTLDALMKLDLSAGVDVEIKS from the coding sequence ATGGCGACACAGAAGATCCGCATCCGGCTGAAGGCGTACGACTCGAAGCTCCTGGACCAGAGCGCGGGTGAGATCGTCGAGACGGCCAAGCGCACAGGCGCGAAGGTGGCCGGTCCGATCCCCCTTCCCACGCGCATCAACAAGTTCACGGTGCTGCGGTCTCCGCACGTGGACAAGAAGAGCCGTGAGCAGTTCGAGATCCGCACGCACAAGCGCCTGCTCGATATCCTCGAGCCCACGCAGCAGACGCTGGATGCGCTGATGAAGCTGGATCTGTCGGCTGGCGTTGA